Proteins from a single region of Hordeum vulgare subsp. vulgare chromosome 6H, MorexV3_pseudomolecules_assembly, whole genome shotgun sequence:
- the LOC123402581 gene encoding ATP synthase subunit O, mitochondrial, whose protein sequence is MAARHLRSGLPLLQARLAATESAAVAQVSRGLATQVDKPAENKIKVPKALYGGTGNYASALFLAAANANSLEKVESEIGDVVGAVKKSPMFSQFIKDSSVPKATRVKAVTEIFAEAKFSDITQNFLSVLASNGRLKFVERIAERFVDLTMAHRGEVKVVVRTVVALPEKEEKELKETLRDILGKNKTILVEQKIDQSIMGGLVIEFGQRVFDMSIRTRAKQMESFLRQPLDM, encoded by the exons ATGGCGGCGCGGCACCTCAGATCCGGCCTCCCGCTCCTCCAAGCCCGCCTCGCGGCCACCGAATCCGCGGCCGTCGCTCAG GTATCAAGGGGGCTTGCGACGCAGGTGGATAAGCCTGCGGAGAACAAGATCAAG GTTCCAAAAGCTCTGTATGGTGGCACCGGCAACTACGCTAGTGCATTGTTCCTTGCAGCAGCCAACGCAAATTCGTTGGAAAAAGTTGAATCCGAGATTGGCGATGTTGTAGGGGCAGTCAAGAAGAGCCCTATGTTTTCTCAATTCATAAAGGACTCATCAGTGCCAAAAGCAACCAGGGTGAAGGCTGTAACAGAAATATTCGCTGAAGCCAAGTTTTCTGACATCACACAGAATTTCTTGT CTGTACTGGCGTCCAATGGAAGACTGAAATTTGTTGAACGCATTGCGGAGAGATTTGTTGATTTGACCATGGCACACAGGGGGGAGGTGAAAGTTGTTGTCAGGACTGTTGTT GCACTtcctgagaaggaggagaaagaactTAAGGAGACCTTGCGAGATATCCTTGGGAAAAACAAAACCATCTTGGTTGAACAAAAG ATTGACCAGAGTATCATGGGAGGACTGGTGATTGAATTTGGGCAGAGGGTGTTTGACATGTCGATCAGGACTAGGGCGAAGCAAATGGAGTCGTTCTTGAGGCAACCCCTTGACATGTAA
- the LOC123402582 gene encoding uncharacterized protein LOC123402582 has product MSCAAAEAGLVAMDCVVVCCCCPCLVLQITVFLFVRLPRNVVVKSKRVILRRWHRRRRRRRRSPSAAAAKRLSRSSSMASSSSGMRRLEELLDGDFGATFRNINGGQCSGSDAGDSWKEKCFAMDDDDGGWKEQRCFAVNDDDDGVWEALVEQEGLFWFGSFWGRTEQGGPVSAEDRMYAGLSLPVVLERVRD; this is encoded by the coding sequence ATGTCGTGTGCGGCGGCGGAGGCCGGCCTGGTGGCCATGGACTGCGTGGTGGTGTGCTGCTGCTGCCCGTGCCTGGTGCTGCAGATCACCGTGTTCCTCTTCGTCCGGCTGCCCCGGAACGTGGTGGTCAAGTCGAAGAGGGTCATCCTCAGGCGATggcacaggaggaggaggaggaggaggagatcgccatccgccgccgccgccaagagGCTCTCCAGAAGCAGCAGCATGGCCTCGTCGTCGTCCGGCATGAGGCGCCTCGAGGAGCTGCTGGACGGCGATTTCGGGGCCACGTTCAGGAACATCAACGGAGGGCAGTGCAGCGGCAGCGACGCCGGCGATAGCTGGAAAGAGAAATGCTTCGCCatggacgacgacgatggcggctGGAAGGAGCAGAGGTGCTTCGccgtcaacgacgacgacgacggcgtgtGGGAGGCGCTGGTGGAGCAGGAGGGGCTCTTCTGGTTCGGGAGCTTCTGGGGCCGGACGGAGCAGGGGGGCCCGGTGTCGGCGGAGGATCGGATGTACGCAGGCTTGAGCTTGCCGGTAGTCCTAGAGAGAGTGCGCGATTAG